One stretch of Nitrospinota bacterium DNA includes these proteins:
- the kdsB gene encoding 3-deoxy-manno-octulosonate cytidylyltransferase, whose amino-acid sequence MPTKPKVLAVIPARWASSRFPGKPLAIIRGKPMIQWVVEQASKARSVSEVIVATDDDRILEAVKNFGGTAVMTSRDHASGTDRVAEVAQTRYCEIVVNVQGDEPLIPPENIDFIVSPLLKDPSLKVSTLKIRIHEVEQIIDPNICKVVVDHRGNALYFSRAPIPFDRDGWTQDLKAGEGIWPKSKGMTAYKHIGLYAYRKPFLMEFSRLPVSQLEMIEKLEQLRILENGTPIRVMETEKDSIGVDRKEDLAEVEKLLSQTSY is encoded by the coding sequence ATGCCTACTAAGCCAAAAGTCCTCGCCGTCATTCCGGCGCGTTGGGCTTCATCTCGTTTTCCTGGAAAGCCACTGGCAATCATACGCGGCAAACCTATGATCCAGTGGGTGGTGGAACAAGCCAGCAAAGCTCGTTCTGTGTCGGAGGTGATCGTGGCAACGGACGACGACCGTATCTTGGAAGCGGTCAAGAATTTTGGCGGAACCGCCGTTATGACTTCCAGGGACCATGCATCGGGAACGGACCGGGTGGCCGAGGTGGCGCAGACCCGCTATTGCGAGATTGTCGTCAATGTGCAGGGGGATGAGCCTTTGATTCCCCCGGAAAATATTGATTTCATTGTTTCTCCCTTATTAAAGGACCCTTCCCTCAAAGTTTCTACATTGAAGATCAGGATTCACGAAGTCGAGCAAATCATTGATCCCAATATTTGCAAGGTGGTGGTGGATCATCGAGGGAATGCACTTTATTTTTCACGAGCGCCTATTCCTTTTGATCGGGACGGATGGACACAGGATTTAAAGGCGGGGGAGGGTATCTGGCCCAAGAGTAAGGGAATGACGGCGTATAAACATATAGGCCTTTACGCTTACCGGAAACCTTTTCTCATGGAGTTTTCGCGTTTGCCGGTTTCCCAATTGGAAATGATAGAAAAGCTGGAGCAGTTGCGAATTCTGGAAAACGGAACCCCCATTCGGGTGATGGAAACCGAAAAAGATTCGATAGGAGTGGACCGAAAGGAAGATTTGGCTGAGGTCGAAAAATTGTTGAGTCAAACGTCTTATTAA
- a CDS encoding undecaprenyl-phosphate glucose phosphotransferase, whose amino-acid sequence MLKKHGQLFLSAIFISDSLAIFSSWLLAYFIRFQVPFIPVTQGIPPVGNYFDALIPIWIVFLINIKICDLYQPLRGKSGAGEIFPILKVTSISVLILTAITFFYREFSYSRVVVVYFWVLATLFMVISHWLVRKILSLVRGRGWNLQKVLIVGAGELGQTVAEKLNLHPEIGFQVVGYLTGHAGKIGSSFQGHPVLGEYPEVSKVIREHEVDQLFIALPLKAHDRLEQVLKYLGEETVDVKVVPDLLKYMNIHSGVEEFDGLPIVNLAESPLHGWNVVIKRTSDIILSSLALIISAPLMLLIAALVKMGSSGPVFYRQERMGLDQRVFWMLKFRSMKQEAEKSTGPVWAKENDERRTWIGTFLRKTSLDELPQLFNVLSGEMSLVGPRPERPVFIEDFKQSIPHYMLRLKMKAGLTGWAQVNGWRGNTSLQKRIECDLYYIKNWSLLFDLKILFMTLWKGFINRHAY is encoded by the coding sequence ATGCTGAAAAAGCACGGCCAACTTTTCCTTTCCGCAATTTTTATTTCCGACAGTCTAGCTATCTTCTCTTCCTGGTTACTGGCGTATTTCATCCGGTTCCAGGTTCCGTTCATTCCAGTGACGCAGGGGATTCCTCCGGTAGGAAATTATTTTGACGCCCTGATTCCAATCTGGATCGTTTTCCTGATCAATATTAAAATTTGCGATCTTTACCAGCCCTTGCGGGGTAAGTCGGGTGCGGGTGAAATTTTTCCTATTCTAAAAGTCACCTCCATTTCCGTTTTGATACTGACGGCCATCACATTTTTTTACCGGGAGTTCAGTTATTCACGGGTTGTGGTTGTTTATTTTTGGGTTTTGGCCACTTTGTTTATGGTCATTTCTCATTGGCTGGTCAGGAAAATTCTTTCACTGGTCCGTGGCCGGGGATGGAATTTACAAAAGGTATTGATTGTCGGGGCTGGAGAGCTGGGGCAAACGGTTGCCGAAAAGTTGAACCTGCATCCTGAGATAGGATTTCAGGTCGTAGGCTATTTGACTGGACATGCAGGGAAAATCGGTAGCAGCTTCCAGGGACACCCGGTTTTGGGCGAATACCCCGAAGTCTCCAAAGTGATCCGCGAACACGAGGTGGACCAATTGTTTATTGCCCTGCCGCTGAAGGCCCATGATAGATTGGAGCAGGTCTTGAAGTATTTAGGGGAGGAGACGGTCGATGTCAAAGTGGTTCCCGACCTCTTAAAGTACATGAATATTCACTCTGGCGTGGAGGAGTTTGACGGGTTGCCCATTGTGAATCTGGCGGAGTCTCCTCTTCACGGTTGGAATGTTGTGATCAAGCGAACTTCCGATATTATTTTGTCGAGTCTGGCCCTGATTATTTCTGCCCCTCTCATGTTGTTGATCGCGGCGTTGGTCAAAATGGGATCTAGCGGGCCTGTATTTTATCGGCAAGAGAGGATGGGGTTGGACCAGCGGGTTTTCTGGATGCTCAAATTTCGGTCGATGAAACAGGAAGCGGAAAAATCCACAGGCCCGGTTTGGGCCAAGGAAAACGATGAGCGCAGAACATGGATCGGTACTTTTTTGCGAAAAACCAGTCTCGATGAACTGCCGCAACTATTTAATGTTTTGAGCGGAGAGATGAGTCTGGTGGGTCCGCGCCCTGAGAGGCCGGTTTTTATTGAAGATTTCAAACAATCGATTCCTCATTATATGTTACGTTTAAAGATGAAAGCGGGCTTGACCGGCTGGGCCCAGGTGAACGGATGGCGCGGCAATACGTCGTTACAGAAACGAATTGAGTGCGATTTGTACTATATCAAGAACTGGTCGTTGCTTTTTGACCTCAAAATTCTGTTCATGACCCTGTGGAAAGGTTTTATAAATAGGCATGCCTACTAA
- the wecB gene encoding UDP-N-acetylglucosamine 2-epimerase (non-hydrolyzing), with protein MKNVILAFGTRPEAIKMAPVYFALKEIAGLEPVVFLTGQHQEQLHQALSIFKIPIAADLEVMTDRQSLTDLAARVLPRAAKIFETLKADYVLVHGDTMTTFAVAWAAFLAQIPIGHVEAGLRSFNLQEPFPEEANRRLTDILTELDLAPTALAKSNLIREGKSPEGVVVTGQTGVDAVLYAREFGQLSLDLPDTPYVTVTLHRRENWSRLGDIARILAKVAGCHPEFTFIFPVHKNPIVREQVWPILELVPNFKLTEPLEYSAMASLLARSELIVTDSGGLQEEATTLQVPVVVVRNCTERPEGVEAGNIKLAGTEPEKIFQIVDFLLKNPSERAKMRNGKNPYGDGFASQRVAQAVAWKLGLAKRPQDWEF; from the coding sequence ATGAAAAATGTGATCCTGGCTTTTGGAACTCGGCCAGAGGCCATTAAAATGGCACCTGTTTATTTCGCATTAAAGGAAATTGCAGGTCTTGAGCCAGTGGTTTTCCTTACAGGCCAACATCAGGAGCAGCTGCACCAGGCTCTTTCCATATTTAAGATTCCGATTGCCGCTGATCTGGAAGTTATGACCGACCGGCAATCACTCACTGATCTGGCTGCCCGTGTTCTTCCTCGAGCTGCAAAAATTTTTGAAACTCTGAAGGCGGATTATGTTCTGGTTCATGGCGACACGATGACAACGTTTGCTGTGGCCTGGGCGGCATTTCTAGCTCAAATCCCCATTGGCCACGTTGAGGCAGGACTGCGTAGCTTCAATTTGCAGGAGCCATTCCCTGAAGAAGCCAACCGACGCCTAACCGATATTCTTACGGAACTTGATTTGGCCCCAACCGCACTTGCTAAATCGAATTTAATTCGAGAGGGAAAATCCCCTGAAGGGGTTGTTGTCACTGGACAGACAGGTGTTGATGCTGTGCTCTATGCCAGGGAGTTTGGCCAGCTTTCTTTGGACCTGCCTGATACGCCTTATGTGACGGTGACTCTTCATCGACGGGAGAACTGGTCTCGCCTCGGTGATATTGCCAGAATTCTGGCAAAGGTAGCGGGGTGTCATCCCGAATTCACCTTCATTTTTCCTGTGCATAAGAATCCCATCGTGAGGGAGCAGGTGTGGCCTATCCTTGAGTTGGTCCCAAATTTCAAATTGACGGAACCCTTGGAATATTCAGCCATGGCATCTTTATTGGCACGTAGTGAATTGATCGTGACTGACTCTGGAGGTTTGCAGGAGGAAGCAACAACGTTGCAGGTTCCCGTGGTGGTTGTGCGGAATTGTACCGAACGACCTGAGGGGGTGGAAGCGGGGAACATTAAACTGGCGGGAACGGAGCCAGAAAAGATTTTTCAAATTGTTGACTTTCTCCTCAAAAACCCCAGTGAGCGGGCCAAAATGCGAAACGGTAAAAACCCTTATGGGGATGGGTTTGCCAGTCAGAGAGTTGCCCAAGCGGTTGCCTGGAAGTTGGGACTTGCTAAGAGACCTCAGGACTGGGAATTTTAG